A region of the Chitinophagaceae bacterium genome:
ACGTATGATATCCCTGCACAGAATTTATTTTATTCTTACCAGCCCATTCCATTAAAGCCACTGGCGCTGGAGCAGGATACCAATTTATACCTGGGGCTGCGGAACTTTGTAAAAGCCGGGTATGGTAATTTCTCTACGCCGTATGTAAGCGCCGGGTTCAGTTTTGGGGATGGTAAAAAATTCCTGGCGAACGTGTATGCGGATTACATCTCTTCCAAAGGAAAGATCCAGTACCAGGATTACAGCAGGCTGCACGTAAAAGCGGCGGGCAGTTATTTCCTGCCTAAGAATGAAGTATATGCCGGTGTTGACGTAAGGATGAATGAGAATTTCCTGTACGGATATGATACCAGCATGTATAAATATACCCGGAAAGACGTGCGCCAGCAGTTCCAGGACCTATCGTTGAGGGGAGGTATCCGCAATACGGTAACGGGTGAATACGGCATCAATTATAATCCCAGCCTGCAGGTAAGCAATTTTATAAATGTGAATAAACTGGCAGAAACATCTGTTTTACTTACGGTGCCTGTTGAAAAAGAATTCGGAGAAGCTTTTACATTCCGGGTGGAAGGAAAGGCAGACATTACCTCTTATACAACAAAAGATGTTTTCCCCAGGATAAAACTCAACAACAATGTGTTCCAGGTAGGACCATCACTGGTATTCTCCACACCCAGGTTCAGTATCAACGGGGGTATTTTGCCAACCTGGGATAATGGGAATTTCATCTGGCTGCCCAATGTTTATGCCGAAGCACAGATCGCTGAAAATATCTTTGCATTCCAGGCGGGATGGGTGGGAAGGCTTACAAAGAATACGTACCGCAACCTGTCGGAGATCAATCCGTACCTGAAAACATTCACCGCACAACTGAACACGAAGGAGGTTGAATATTACGGTGGCATCAAAGCAACGCTGGGCAAGCATTTTAACTTTAATGCAAAAGCGGGATTGGTAACCTATACCAACCTCCCTTTCTTCATCAATGATACGGCAACCGATAATAAATCGTTTGTCATCAGTAACGAGACCGGCGTCCGTAATTTCCGTGTTCACGGCGACGTGAGCTATATAAACCAGGATAAGTTCACCGTTACAGCCGGTTTAACTTTCAACGGATACACCGGGATGAAAAGGAATGCAAGGGCATGGAATACGATCCCGATGGAATTCTCCAGTTCTTTACGGTGGTGGGCGCTTAAGCAGGTATTGCTGAAAGCCGATTTCTATGCATTCGGCGGCGGCCATTACCTGGATAAGGGAAATGTGAGCAGGGTATTTGCACCGGGTTCCGACTTCAGTGCAGGCATTGAATTTAAGATCAGCAAGATGTTCAGTGCCTGGATGGATGTGAATAATATTTTCAATACCAAATACCAGCGCTGGCATAATTACGAAGTGTATGGCCTCAACCTGCTGGGTGGCATACGAGTGAATTTTTAATACCGTACCCTATATTCGGTCCCGGCTGATAACTTCAGCCGGTTTTTTTATGCCCACCGGGTATTTGCCCGGCTCATTCGTAGAGCATATCTTTGTCCCTGCCAGCTACCATGCATCAACTGATCGCTTCATATCTTTTCCAGTATAAAAATTGCCCGTTGCCGGGCTTTGGTTCTTTGACCATGGTATCAGCCGGTGCAGAAGCCGATTTCACCAGTCACCTGATCCGTGCTCCCCGGCAGCTCATCCATTTCAGCGATAAAGAAATGAATGCTGCAAACTTTGTGAATTATGTTGCAGGAAAAATGCATGCAAATGAGCGTGACGTAACTGCATCGCTCAGGGATTTTTCGGCAAGCCTGAAAAATGAGATATCAGCCAACGCAAAAGCAGCACTGCCGGGCATTGGTGATTTTTTTGTAGATGAACATGGCAATACCATCTTTGAACAGTCGGCACTGCCGGGGGTTTTCATGCAACCGGTGACAGCCATCCGGGTGATACATCCAAATGCCGAACACAGCATGCTGGTGGGGGATAAGGAGACCACGAACACCATGATGACCGAATATTTTTCGGAGGACGAAGCGGTGAAAGACCGCTGGTGGGTATGGGCCGTTGTTTTAGGCGTATTGGCCTTGCTGGCCCTGGTCATTTATTTCAGCAATGAGAACAGCGCTTCTCATTTAGGCAACGCCGTTAAAATTTAATTCCTGCATGATCCATTATACCCATTGTCCTGTTTGTAAAAGCGATTCCATTCAGCCTGCGTTAAAAGCAAAAGACCACACCGTTTCACAGGAAGTATTTCCGGTGTGGCAGTGCAATGCCTGCACAGCCCGTTTTACCCAGGATGTACCGGCACAGGCTGGTATCGGTGTTTACTATGCTTCTGCCGCTTATATATCTCACAGCGATACCCGGGAAGGACTCATCAATAATCTTTATCACCTTGTCAGGAAGCGTACACTCGCTTCTAAAATGAAACTGGTGATGCATGCGACCGGGTTAAAAAAAGGACAGGTATTGGATAT
Encoded here:
- a CDS encoding TonB-dependent receptor, whose product is MKILNRQNSMINVQQLNPPAGVQVSDLERHRLFMAFFLLFIAFCLLPLFSSAQKDTVKKTTTIDITSSYKPVLRNAVKLNFSASHLGGDTSRPVLTYDIPAQNLFYSYQPIPLKPLALEQDTNLYLGLRNFVKAGYGNFSTPYVSAGFSFGDGKKFLANVYADYISSKGKIQYQDYSRLHVKAAGSYFLPKNEVYAGVDVRMNENFLYGYDTSMYKYTRKDVRQQFQDLSLRGGIRNTVTGEYGINYNPSLQVSNFINVNKLAETSVLLTVPVEKEFGEAFTFRVEGKADITSYTTKDVFPRIKLNNNVFQVGPSLVFSTPRFSINGGILPTWDNGNFIWLPNVYAEAQIAENIFAFQAGWVGRLTKNTYRNLSEINPYLKTFTAQLNTKEVEYYGGIKATLGKHFNFNAKAGLVTYTNLPFFINDTATDNKSFVISNETGVRNFRVHGDVSYINQDKFTVTAGLTFNGYTGMKRNARAWNTIPMEFSSSLRWWALKQVLLKADFYAFGGGHYLDKGNVSRVFAPGSDFSAGIEFKISKMFSAWMDVNNIFNTKYQRWHNYEVYGLNLLGGIRVNF